A window of Solanum stenotomum isolate F172 chromosome 3, ASM1918654v1, whole genome shotgun sequence contains these coding sequences:
- the LOC125861021 gene encoding steroid 5-alpha-reductase DET2: MFSSDENLFNFIVFFILVMAFPTFILCQFVTSSYGKHYTSADSGTTISPPIAWAFMESPTLWLTFIVFRLGKNYTNPLAFILISPYLFHYINRTIIYPLRLRSRSTKNNFPLNIAVTGFFFNLLNAYIQSRWVSHYANYEEDESFWVRFGIGLGLFGSGMLVNIWADGVLLGLKSQGGGYKIPRGGLFDYVSSPNYLGEIMEWLGWALMTWSWAGLAFFVYTCANLVPRAVSNHKWYAEKFGEDYPKNRKAVFPFLY, from the coding sequence ATGTTCTCTTCAGATGAAAATCTCTTTAACTTCATCGTTTTCTTCATTCTTGTTATGGCGTTTCCCACCTTCATCTTATGTCAATTCGTCACTTCTTCTTACGGCAAACACTACACTTCAGCTGATTCAGGTACCACTATTTCTCCGCCAATCGCGTGGGCTTTCATGGAAAGCCCTACGCTTTGGCTCACATTTATCGTATTTCGATTGGGGAAAAATTACACAAATCCATTAGCTTTTATCCTAATTTCCCCTTACCTCTTCCACTACATAAATCGAACAATCATTTACCCTCTTCGCCTCCGTAGCAGAAGCACAAAGAACAATTTCCCTCTGAATATTGCAGTTacgggtttttttttcaatttactGAATGCTTACATACAGAGCAGATGGGTTTCTCATTACGCTAACTACGAAGAAGACGAGTCATTTTGGGTTAGGTTTGGTATTGGGCTGGGCTTATTCGGGTCGGGTATGCTGGTGAATATTTGGGCAGATGGGGTTTTGTTGGGCCTGAAGAGTCAAGGAGGTGGATACAAGATACCGAGAGGTGGGCTTTTTGATTATGTGAGCAGCCCAAATTATTTGGGAGAGATAATGGAATGGTTGGGCTGGGCTTTGATGACCTGGTCTTGGGCTGGGCTTGCGTTTTTTGTGTACACGTGTGCTAATTTGGTTCCTCGAGCTGTTTCGAATCATAAATGGTACGCGGAGAAATTTGGAGAAGATTATCCCAAGAATAGAAAAGCTGTTTTCCCCTTTTTATattga